The genome window CACGTTCCTGCTGACCCCCACGGACCCCGCCGCCGACTACCGGCTGCGCATCTTCACCCCGGGCGGCGAGCTGCCCTTCGCCGGGCATCCCACGCTCGGCTCGGCGCACGCCTGGCTGGCCGCCGGCGGCCGCCCGGCTGCCGAGGGCCGGGTGGTCCAGGAGTGCGCGGCGGGCCTGATCACGCTCCGCCGGGGGCATCAGGACTCACCGGCGCACGACGCCGGCCGCCTCGCCTTCGCCGCCCCGCCCCTGGTGCGCTCCGGTCCGGTGGACCCCGCAGACGTGGAGCGCGCCCTGACCGAGGCCGGGCTGGAACCGGACGACCTGGTGGACGCGTCCTGGGTGGACAACGGCCCCGGCTGGATGGGCCTGCTGCTGACCGATGCCGAAGCCGTGCTCCGGGCCGCCCCGCAGGCCGGGTCGGAACTGAAGATCGGCCTCGTGGGACCGCACCGGTCCGGGGCGGCCCCGGCCGACGTCGAGGTCCGTGCCTTCGTCCCCGGCCTGGGCATCCCGGAGGACCCGGTGACGGGCAGCCTCAACGCGGGGCTGGCCCAGTGGCTGATCGGCGCGGGGCGACTGCCGGCCCGGTATGTGGCCGCGCAGGGCACCGCCCTGCAACGCGCCGGGCGGGTCCATGTGGAGCAGGACGCCACGGACCCGGGGACCATCTGGGTGGGCGGGGACTGCGTCACGGTGCTCGAGGGCACTGTCCGGATGTAGACCGGCCGGTAGACCGCGCTTCCTGCCCCGTGAGAGCATGACGCCCACCGGGACCTACCCCTCGACCGATCGGAAGGACCATCCCCATGACGACCCATTACCACTCCCCAGAAGACCTCGACCGGCTGGGCGAGTACAAGGAACTGGCCGGCCCCGAGTTCGCCGCCTATGCCAAGTTCGACGGGAGCATCGGCCGGGAGGGCGGGGCGATCGACCTCCTGCACCGCGAGCTCATCGCCGTGGGTGTCGCGATCTCCTCCCAGTGCCCGTACTGCATCCAGGTCCACGTGACCCAGGCGAAGAAGGCCGGTGCCACCAAGGCCCAGATCGCCGAGGCGAGCATGATCGCCGCCGCCCTGGGAGCGGGCGCGGCGGTCACCCACGGGACCCTGGCGTTCCGCCTCTACGACGAGGCCTGACACTCCGCGGCCCTCGGCGGCAGGGCTCGTCCCGCCCTGTCCGCGCCACTGTCCCGGCGGCTACCGCCGGGTACAACACGCCCTCGCTGACATCTTCAACCTTTTCGCAGTGGCCGCGAGAAGATGGGGGGATGCAGAACTCAGTTCCGGACGGATCCAGCGCCACCCAGCCGATCGAGGTGGCCGCGGTGGTTCTGTACCGTCCGGACGGCAAGGTGCTGACGGTACGCAAGGTCGGCACCTCCATGTTCATGTTCCCGGGGGGCAAGCACCAGGCGGACGAGGCACCGCTGGACACCGCCCTCCGCGAACTGGCTGAGGAGACCGGCCTGGCGGTGCCCCCGGAGGACCTGGAGTACCTCGGCGCATGGGACACCCCGGCGGCGA of Citricoccus sp. K5 contains these proteins:
- a CDS encoding carboxymuconolactone decarboxylase family protein, coding for MTTHYHSPEDLDRLGEYKELAGPEFAAYAKFDGSIGREGGAIDLLHRELIAVGVAISSQCPYCIQVHVTQAKKAGATKAQIAEASMIAAALGAGAAVTHGTLAFRLYDEA
- a CDS encoding PhzF family phenazine biosynthesis protein, with the protein product MDQPAAPAPHLTTRPFSQVNVFSAEPLAGNPVAVVHAADEVSEGQMAAFARWTNLSETTFLLTPTDPAADYRLRIFTPGGELPFAGHPTLGSAHAWLAAGGRPAAEGRVVQECAAGLITLRRGHQDSPAHDAGRLAFAAPPLVRSGPVDPADVERALTEAGLEPDDLVDASWVDNGPGWMGLLLTDAEAVLRAAPQAGSELKIGLVGPHRSGAAPADVEVRAFVPGLGIPEDPVTGSLNAGLAQWLIGAGRLPARYVAAQGTALQRAGRVHVEQDATDPGTIWVGGDCVTVLEGTVRM
- a CDS encoding NUDIX domain-containing protein, producing MQNSVPDGSSATQPIEVAAVVLYRPDGKVLTVRKVGTSMFMFPGGKHQADEAPLDTALRELAEETGLAVPPEDLEYLGAWDTPAANENGQQLHSEVFALLRPLARNEVPTPDAEIEELVWMDPAAPQAPAGHGIAPLLVAVFEHLKDRRPF